Part of the Archangium lipolyticum genome, TTCAACTTCTGGGCGGAAGGGGGCCCTGTCGATCCACCAGGAATGATGAAGACCGCCGAACAAGCCAGGAAGGTAGCCATGCGCGAGTTGCGGAGCCGATTCCCTGGCCTTGAATAGGAGGAAGACAGATGGAACTGCCTCTTGCGTTGCCTGGTTTGGATCGGCTGATGGGGTTGTGCCAGCGCTTGAATTTGAGGTTGGAGACGTTGCCACCCGCCCGTGAACCACCGAGGGCTGGGAGTTCGTTGGAGGGCCTCCCTTTCGATCCGGTCCTGGCGAGTGTCTATGCGCGTCTGGGATACGCGGCATTCGCCACGGAGTTGATAGGAATCGGGTGGATTCTTGATCGATCCGACGACCAGGTGCATGAGCTGGAGGAGAACAACAAACGCTGGCGGGAGAAATGGTGGGAAGAGCTGGGTGAGCCCGTGATTGTCTTCGGTGGCGATATCTACACCTATGCCACCGTGCCAGGCCTCGCGGATCAGTGGGGCAGACAGCCCGTGGTGGAGGTGAACACCCAGGAATTCGATGGACCCCACGTGCTGCCCGTGGCCTCGAACGTGGACCGGTTCTTCGACAGTTACTCACGCTACCTGGAAGCCCTCGTCGCGGACTCTCGCTACCAGGAGTCCGGTGAGAAGGAACTCATCTTCCCTTGGGATGCAGCCGACATCCTCGCGCGGGACGAGCCATTGGTGGAGTTGATGCGCTCGGGGCGCTTCGACTCGTTGATGAAGAACATGAAAGAGAGCAACGCGACACGCCGCTGGTTCGCGAAGGTGACGGGTCACCCGGAGTGACCCGGTCCGGGCGTTTCGCCCCGCGACGTGCTCGCCCACGCCAGCGCTCTCTCCACCAGCGAGGTGACGAACGCGTTCTTCCGCTGCGAGTACGTCGAGAAGAGCCGCGCGCCGTGCGCGTAGGCCTCGCGCTTCTCCTCGGCGTAGGCCTTCACTTCGTCAGGGTGCGCGCGCAGGTAGTCGCGGACGGCGAGCTGTGAGGTGAAGAAACTCCCTCCCTCCTCGGCGATGGCGACGTTGAAGTCGGGCGGCCCCCGCCGCCGCAGGTAGAGCCTGCCCGGAATGAACACCTCGCCGAAGTCCTCGTAACCGAGCGCGACGAGGCGTGGCGTGGCGGCCCTTCCCTCATCGAGGG contains:
- a CDS encoding GrpB family protein, with the protein product MTSNVDEPIILSEPDPRWPELYAAEAERVREALGDVVTRLEHVGSTAVPGLTGKPIVDLLVGVRSLDEGRAATPRLVALGYEDFGEVFIPGRLYLRRRGPPDFNVAIAEEGGSFFTSQLAVRDYLRAHPDEVKAYAEEKREAYAHGARLFSTYSQRKNAFVTSLVERALAWASTSRGETPGPGHSG